tttgtatttattaGTTTCCTTAACCAAAACCACCAAGAAAGGGTTGGAACTGAAACAGAACTTGATAGAAGAGGTAAGaagtcattctttttcttcttttagtgctTGTGTTTGGATTATAAAGGTAGGGATAGGACTGTTTGCTAGGGGAGCTTTACTGGAgggaggttttgtttttgtttttgttttttaaggaaaacaaaactgaTGATTGAGCCCCTTTTCCTTTAGCAGCAGTAATACCAATAAAAATTCCCATCATGGGGATCTCCAGCTTTGCTTGAGCTCCTCCTTTGTGCCTAGCACTGTGCTGACTGTCTCAGCATAAATCTTTCCCTCCTAGCATTCCTATAACATAGATACTAAATTATGTTATTGCTGATTTGTTGTTGGGGTAACTGAAGCTTCGCCAGGTTTGTTTGCCTACCCAAAGTCAGACTAGCTAGTTACCAGGTCCAGGTGACTGCACCCACCTATCTGCACTACTTCTGACCTGCCAGTCCTGGGCTACAATAGGTCGAGAGCACTCAGTCACCTGCTAAACAGAGATTTCATTCCTTAAGAATGGAACTCTATGCCTGGCAAGGTGGcttacatctgtaatcccagcaccttgggagactgaagtttgaggatcaggagttcaaagccagccccagtaaaaccaaggtgctaagcaactcagtgagactttgtctctaaataaaatacccaataggactggggtgtgactcaatgatcaagtgcccctgagttcaatccctggtaccaaaagaaatgTGGAATGctttgctgggcatggtagcacacacctgtaatcccagcagcttaggaggctgaggcaggaggattgtgagttcaaagccagcctcagcaatttagtgaagccataagaaacttagcaagactctatctcaaaataaaatataaaaagggctggagatgtgactcagtggttggtagtacccctggttcaatccccagtaccaaagagagagagagaatggaattcCACCTCCTGATGGCTTTGGCTTGCAACATAGGTAAAGCAGTATAAATAAGCTGCCTCCCCGAAAAGTAACAaggcttaaataaaatataaaaaggggctgggggtgtggctcagtggttaagccccccagggttcaatccaaaaaaaaaaaaaaaaaggctagagcAGGTTCTCTCCCATCTGAGGCTACAGTTGCCCTACCCATGCTGCCCCTTGAACTCCAGAGCCTCATGAATTGTCCCACAGCTTCGGAAATGTGTGGACACATACAAGTACCTCTTCATTTTCTCTGTGGCCAACATGAGGAACAGCAAGCTGAAGGACATCAGGAATGCCTGGAAACACAGCCGGTGagtgggcagagggaagaggacTCCTTGGAGTGGCAAAGGTGCCACACTGCTCAAGAACCAGCtgtaaggggctggggtggtggcccaatgatagagcacctgcctagtatgtatgatgcactgggttagattctcagcaccacataaaaataaataaaggtccatcaacaatttttttaaaaattaaaaaaaaaaaaaaacagctgtggGGTTGGTCATGCTGTACTAGCGCTGGTAGAGACTGCTAGATGTGCCTCTGCCCATATCCAGATGAGGAGGGATCGTTCCGTGGCGCTCAGGGTGGGCCTGTGGAAGGATGTCGCCAGTGTTGGTTCCTGTGGTAGGAAGACAATGAAGGAACCCTGGGCTGGCAGAGCATGATGGGTGGTGTGGAGGCCTAGGCTCCTGTGAATTAGAGGATTTAATGGAGAGGCAGGGCCTTCCTTCACAGCCCCCTCTTTTTCTTGGTAGGATGTTCTTTGGCAAAAACAAGGTGATGATGGTGGCCTTGGGCCGAAGCCCGTCTGATGAATACAAAGACAACCTGCACCAGGTAAATCACTGGCCCTCACAGGGAGGGGCTGAGGCTAAGCTGCCTTCTCTCCAGCTGCTCCCACGTgccacacccacctcctccagccacgtgGCCAGCCCATGGACACACCTGCATGTCTTACAGCTTTGGGTTCTCCCTTCACCTTGAGATGTGAGgaggggtgtgggtgtgtgtctgtgtgtgtgtcttcaaCATTGTCAGGTGTCCCCTGGGGGACAAGACCACCCCCAGTAGAGAATCAGGGCTCACTTTTGGTTTGCAGGTCAGCAAGAAGTTGAGGGGTGAAGTTGGTCTTCTTTTTACCAACCGCACAAAGGAGGAGGTGAATGAGTAAGTGCTGGtgaggaacagagggagggaaggtaggaggatcccaagggCATCAAGTCGGAGCTGGCTTCTGGAAGCCTCTTACTGAGACCAGGGGCCTGTGACCAGAGACATCTTTGTTCTCTCCAGCATGGTGACCAGCCTGGCTACAGGGCCCCAGCACACTAGCTGGGAGGACCTGACCTCAGCTGGCTGGTGGCCCAGTCTGGAACCTCCCCCCACCTCTTACTCCTCTTTTCCCCAAGGTGGTTCACAAAATACACAGAAATGGACTTTGCCCGAGCTGGCAACAAAGCAACTTTCACCGTGAGCCTGGATCCAGGGCCCCTGGAGCAGTTCCCCCACTCCATGGAGCCACAGCTGAGGCAGCTGGGCCTGCCCACTGCCCTCAAGAGAGGTACGGACAGTCCCTAGAGCTGAGAGgccacagcccagagcccaggagcACGCGCACACAGGCTCTCCCCTTCCTGGCTGGGcaagcctctgttttctcatgtgAAAATGGAGTCGAGTGCCCCCCTCCTAGTTGGAGTGGACAGTGAGTTAAAACCAGAGTACAGCACTTAAGGAACTTTGAGGCGGCAGCCACCGTCCCACTGAGTATGAGCCATGGGGACGAAGAGCTCTCACCACACGCTTAGCTCCTGCTGCAGTGGCAGAAAGTGTCATGCAGGCCTTTGTGCAGGAGTAACGTGGCCACCCTCCTGCAGGCGTGGTGACCCTGCTGTCTGACTACGAGGTGTGCAAGGAGGGTGATGTGCTGACCCCGGAGCAGGCCCGCGTCCTGGTGAGTCTGGGACACAAGGGCTCTGGTAGGAGGGATGCCACCTGTCACCCGCTGCAAGTGTTCCCGTGTGCCTGGAGTCATACTCTTCTCCTCACTCTTACTTCCCTTTGCAGAAGCTTTTTGGGTATGAGATGGCTGAA
This sequence is a window from Marmota flaviventris isolate mMarFla1 chromosome 10, mMarFla1.hap1, whole genome shotgun sequence. Protein-coding genes within it:
- the Mrto4 gene encoding mRNA turnover protein 4 homolog isoform X1; the protein is MPKSKRDKKVSLTKTTKKGLELKQNLIEELRKCVDTYKYLFIFSVANMRNSKLKDIRNAWKHSRMFFGKNKVMMVALGRSPSDEYKDNLHQVSKKLRGEVGLLFTNRTKEEVNEWFTKYTEMDFARAGNKATFTVSLDPGPLEQFPHSMEPQLRQLGLPTALKRGVVTLLSDYEVCKEGDVLTPEQARVLKLFGYEMAEFKVTVKYMWDAQSGRFQQMGDDLPESASESSEESEDDEDD
- the Mrto4 gene encoding mRNA turnover protein 4 homolog isoform X2; the encoded protein is MRNSKLKDIRNAWKHSRMFFGKNKVMMVALGRSPSDEYKDNLHQVSKKLRGEVGLLFTNRTKEEVNEWFTKYTEMDFARAGNKATFTVSLDPGPLEQFPHSMEPQLRQLGLPTALKRGVVTLLSDYEVCKEGDVLTPEQARVLKLFGYEMAEFKVTVKYMWDAQSGRFQQMGDDLPESASESSEESEDDEDD